The DNA window TCCGGGAAATACGCCGGGCATAAAAAAGCCCTCCAAAAGGAGGGCAAGGCCAGTTACAGAAACACTAACTCAAACAGTGGTTAACGCTATGCCTTCAGCATCTCAGGATGCGATGGCAGCTTCGCAATATAAACGGCAGGTTTGCCGTCTTTATCGGAACTGAACAAAATGGCGCTATCATCCGGCGTAAAGGACGGATGTGGGTGGGTCACCTGGCGACTATTGGCCACCGTTGCCCATGAGGTATCGTGACGCGCGATGCGGAAATATGCCTGCTTCGCGACGTCAAATGCGTATAGATACGGATCGTTATCAATGGTGTAGCCACTGGTGTCTTTTACATCCACCGGGGTACCGGAACCATCGCCCACCAGCATGGTGCCGTCGAAGTTACTCATCAGATGCGAACAGGCTGGCATCTGCATCACCGCTTCATTGACGCCGGTATCCGGATTGAAGCTATAAATTGTGCGGCCCTGCTGCCCCTTCAGATAAGAGACGTATACCAGCGCGGAGCCGTTCGGCACCCAGAATTCGTGGGTGCAGCTTTCGCCTTCGGCATGCTCTTTGACTTTGCGCACGTTGCTGCCGTCTTCATTCACCATCCACATCCGCGCATCCACCAGGTCGTGCGGACCTTCATGACAGAAAGCAACCGTGTTGTCATCGAAAGGACGATAAATCGGGTGGCCGAGCCATTTTTTCTCTTCGTGGATCACGCTGCTTTCGCCGGTTTGCAGATCGACGCGCAGCAGGCGGCAGTGGGGGCCTTTGTGGAAGAAATCGTGGAAAATCTGCCAGTCGTTGAGCGGCGTCCAGTCGCTTTTGGCGATCTCGATCCCAACCAGCTTAGTGCAATCGCTGTTTGCCACCCAGGTACCGTAACCAACCCAATCATCGGCAACGCGGTAAACTTCACGCTCTTGCAGGGTGGTGAGGTTAACTTCCAGCAGTGTACGGTCGTTCTTCACGTAATAGAGGGATTTATCATCCGGGGAAAGGAAACCGCCAAAAGTATTGTCACCGGCACCTTCCGTTAGCTGAACCGCCTCGGCTTTCGCCAGATCCAGCAGATAGTAGTTCCAGTTGCCGTCGAACTCGCCGGCAAACAGCAAATGGCTGCCATCATTGAAAAAACACTTCTGATAGAAATAGTTACGATGACAGGTCACTTCCGGTGGGGTTAAGCGGGTGATCTCCGCGCCGGTGTCCGGATCGCGGCTGACTTCATAATTCAATTTAACCCGCATGCCTTTAGCCATGATGTACTCCTTTTCCTTCCTGAGATGTCGCCAGCCTGCGTGAGCCGGTCAGTGGAAGTTGATTTAAAAGATAGGTGTTAATTTATCAAAACATCGTTTCATTATTTGTGATGGTGGACGCAATTCGCAACAACTTCCCGCTCTGGATCGCACTTTTTTGTCACCTGTCCAGCAGATGCTGGGATCACCTTTGTTTTATGGTCGTTTTTTTATGATCTACTGTCATTTTTTAAAGGTGTTGTAACTCATTGTATTTTATTGATTTAAATTGATTTTCTTTTGCCGATGGCACAACGCTTCGTGATCTGTTTTGCATTTTTATGATTTACCCGCCTTAAAATTGAAACAACGTTTTAATAATAATTGAAAATGACTTTAGCCAGGGCTAAGATGTGCTCACTGTAAAACGGAACTCTGTTTTATTTTTATGAGTAAATCCCTATAGAGTTCTTAAAACCATAAGGGTCTGTGCAAGCAGCAGGCTGGACCAATAGAACCTTGCCTGTGCCTACAGGCTCTGAAAGATTAAGGAACAAAGTATGATTCTCGATGCATTCTCCCTACAGGGCAAAGTGGCTGTTGTCAGCGGTTGTGATACCGGTCTGGGCCAGGGCATGGCGGTCGGTCTGGCGGAAGCTGGCTGCGATATCGTGGGTATCAATATTGTTGAACCGACGGAAACCATTGAACGCGTTACCGCGCTGGGCCGTCGTTTTCTTAGCCTGACCGCAGATCTGCGCCAGATTGACGGCATTCCGCAGCTGCTGGAGCGCGCGGTGGCTGAATTTGGTCATATCGACATCCTGGTGAACAACGCTGGTCTGATTCGTCGTGAAGACGCTATCGAGTTTAGCGAGAAAAACTGGGACGACGTGATGAACCTGAACATTAAGAGTGTGTTCTTTATGTCTCAGGCGGCGGCGAAGCACTTTATCGCTCAGGGCAACGGCGGCAAGATCATTAACATCGCATCCATGCTCTCCTTCCAGGGCGGGATCCGCGTGCCGTCTTACACCGCGTCTAAAAGCGCGGTGATGGGCGTGACCCGTCTGCTGGCCAACGAGTGGGCGAAGCATGGTATCAACGTGAACGCGCTTGCGCCGGGCTATATGGCGACCAACAACACCCAGCAGCTGCGCGCCGACGAACAGCGCAGCAGCGAGATCCTCGACCGTATCCCGGCGGGGCGTTGGGGCCTGCCGAGCGACCTGATGGGGCCGGTGGTATTCCTGGCTTCCAGCGCTTCTGACTACATCAATGG is part of the Klebsiella huaxiensis genome and encodes:
- a CDS encoding oligogalacturonate lyase family protein, whose translation is MAKGMRVKLNYEVSRDPDTGAEITRLTPPEVTCHRNYFYQKCFFNDGSHLLFAGEFDGNWNYYLLDLAKAEAVQLTEGAGDNTFGGFLSPDDKSLYYVKNDRTLLEVNLTTLQEREVYRVADDWVGYGTWVANSDCTKLVGIEIAKSDWTPLNDWQIFHDFFHKGPHCRLLRVDLQTGESSVIHEEKKWLGHPIYRPFDDNTVAFCHEGPHDLVDARMWMVNEDGSNVRKVKEHAEGESCTHEFWVPNGSALVYVSYLKGQQGRTIYSFNPDTGVNEAVMQMPACSHLMSNFDGTMLVGDGSGTPVDVKDTSGYTIDNDPYLYAFDVAKQAYFRIARHDTSWATVANSRQVTHPHPSFTPDDSAILFSSDKDGKPAVYIAKLPSHPEMLKA
- the kduD gene encoding 2-dehydro-3-deoxy-D-gluconate 5-dehydrogenase KduD, coding for MILDAFSLQGKVAVVSGCDTGLGQGMAVGLAEAGCDIVGINIVEPTETIERVTALGRRFLSLTADLRQIDGIPQLLERAVAEFGHIDILVNNAGLIRREDAIEFSEKNWDDVMNLNIKSVFFMSQAAAKHFIAQGNGGKIINIASMLSFQGGIRVPSYTASKSAVMGVTRLLANEWAKHGINVNALAPGYMATNNTQQLRADEQRSSEILDRIPAGRWGLPSDLMGPVVFLASSASDYINGYTVAVDGGWLAR